From one Novosphingobium sp. genomic stretch:
- a CDS encoding N-acetyltransferase, whose protein sequence is MAAITISPVTTKAERGQWVDYVYKANAGDPNFVPQLRGEELEKITAGGNPFHEHAKCQFMLAKQGDRIVGRIAALIDEQALGQPVEQGMGPGTGNWGALEAETQDIAHQLIAAAEDWLRAQGMHRVIAPMNLSVWEEPGLLVKGHDHPPTVMMGHQNAKFQPWIEAAGYIKAKNLQTYELDITKEFPPLIQRIVASGEKNPKINVRNVVLKDFAKEAAIILDILNDAWSDNWGFVPITDSEVAYTGKKLKPLIKADLVQIAEYEGEPVAFMMTLPDMNEVLAKIGPKPSPLGWIKLLLWIWRPRVKTMRVPLMGVRKRLQSSRLASQLAFMMIEYIRANSVANYGASRGEIGWILDDNQGMNSIAREIHSVVNKEYRIYEKAL, encoded by the coding sequence ATGGCCGCCATTACCATCAGCCCGGTCACCACCAAGGCCGAGCGTGGCCAGTGGGTCGATTATGTCTACAAGGCGAATGCGGGCGATCCGAACTTCGTCCCCCAGCTTCGCGGCGAGGAGCTGGAGAAGATCACCGCCGGCGGCAATCCGTTTCACGAGCATGCCAAGTGCCAGTTCATGCTGGCCAAGCAGGGCGACAGGATCGTGGGCCGCATCGCCGCGCTGATCGACGAGCAGGCCCTGGGCCAGCCGGTCGAGCAGGGCATGGGGCCCGGCACCGGCAATTGGGGCGCTCTGGAGGCCGAGACTCAGGACATCGCGCATCAATTGATCGCGGCTGCGGAGGACTGGCTGCGCGCTCAGGGCATGCACCGCGTGATCGCCCCGATGAACCTCTCCGTGTGGGAGGAGCCGGGCCTGCTGGTGAAGGGGCATGACCATCCGCCCACGGTGATGATGGGCCATCAGAACGCCAAGTTCCAGCCGTGGATCGAGGCGGCGGGCTACATCAAGGCCAAGAACCTCCAGACCTATGAACTGGACATCACCAAGGAATTCCCGCCGCTGATCCAGCGCATCGTCGCCAGCGGTGAGAAGAACCCCAAGATCAATGTGCGCAATGTGGTGCTGAAGGATTTCGCGAAGGAAGCCGCGATCATCCTCGACATCCTGAACGATGCGTGGAGCGACAATTGGGGCTTCGTGCCGATCACCGATTCCGAGGTGGCCTACACCGGCAAGAAGCTCAAGCCGCTGATCAAGGCCGATCTGGTGCAGATCGCCGAATATGAGGGCGAGCCCGTTGCCTTCATGATGACCCTGCCCGACATGAACGAGGTTCTGGCCAAGATCGGACCCAAGCCCTCGCCACTGGGCTGGATCAAGCTGCTGCTGTGGATCTGGCGCCCGCGCGTGAAGACGATGCGCGTGCCGCTGATGGGCGTGCGCAAGCGCCTGCAGTCGAGCCGTCTGGCCAGCCAGCTCGCTTTCATGATGATCGAGTACATCCGCGCCAATTCGGTGGCTAACTATGGCGCCAGCCGGGGCGAGATCGGCTGGATCCTCGATGACAATCAGGGGATGAACTCGATCGCGCGCGAGATCCATTCCGTGGTGAACAAGGAATACCGCATCTACGAAAAGGCGCTGTAA
- a CDS encoding sterol desaturase family protein, which produces MSQTQTTDEAKLPFWKRSHYLDRMTLPDLVSAYFQHYTIVAYLAVALASLVVFVLYPAPLLRAGGAVLAAVVIYPLVWHLLHQYVLHGQWPYKFKLLASTWKRIHYDHHQDPNHLEVLFGALHTTLPTIFIATAPVGALIGGKDFWLGGAAIAFATGIITTCYYEFMHCIQHLAFKPKWKWVQHMKQRHNEHHYFDEDGNFGITNYTWDRALGTYYVKKDRPKRSPTVFNLGYTEEVAVKYPWVKELSGGIASGHPRRRGMAEKGDKV; this is translated from the coding sequence GTGTCCCAGACCCAAACCACAGATGAGGCCAAGCTGCCCTTCTGGAAACGCTCGCACTATCTGGACCGCATGACGCTGCCCGATCTGGTGAGCGCCTATTTCCAGCACTACACCATCGTCGCCTATCTGGCTGTCGCGCTGGCCTCGCTGGTGGTCTTCGTGCTGTATCCCGCGCCTCTGCTGCGCGCGGGCGGCGCCGTGCTGGCCGCTGTGGTGATCTATCCGCTGGTCTGGCACCTGCTGCATCAATATGTGCTGCACGGCCAGTGGCCCTACAAGTTCAAGCTGCTGGCCTCGACGTGGAAGCGCATCCACTACGATCACCATCAGGACCCCAACCACCTTGAGGTGCTGTTCGGCGCGCTGCACACCACCCTGCCCACCATTTTCATCGCCACGGCCCCGGTCGGCGCGCTGATCGGCGGCAAGGACTTCTGGCTGGGCGGGGCGGCGATCGCCTTTGCCACCGGCATCATCACCACCTGCTACTACGAGTTCATGCACTGCATCCAGCATCTGGCCTTCAAGCCGAAATGGAAGTGGGTGCAGCACATGAAGCAGCGCCACAACGAGCACCACTATTTCGACGAGGACGGCAACTTCGGCATCACCAACTACACCTGGGACCGGGCTCTGGGCACCTATTACGTGAAGAAGGACCGCCCGAAGCGCAGCCCCACCGTGTTCAATCTGGGCTACACCGAGGAGGTGGCGGTGAAGTACCCCTGGGTGAAGGAACTGTCCGGCGGGATCGCCAGTGGGCATCCGCGTCGGCGCGGAATGGCTGAGAAGGGGGACAAGGTTTAA
- the lptG gene encoding LPS export ABC transporter permease LptG, giving the protein MSLDLFPSRTLALYLSRLFITRILGTLVMLVVVLQLLDLLGESGHILAHKGNGEAQLWTYVTLRAPQLMARFLPYSVLLATLFTFFPLNQNSEIIAMRAAGLSAHQILAPMLATAMVVSGVSFVFNETVVTRVTGQLKAWEAVDYGVVQAGSGTRTNVYVADKSNILYAESIADDANGVPHMTHVTWYERDATGIITAKTDSPSASYAKPGWRLAPGTRFDVASASQSATPVQVIAPKVTPAQLEIAKVDGDGLNILQLTHVIGALRASGRPTSELTGKWWHRFSGPLAAMLMPLLGAVAAFGLARSGALLIRAVVGMSLGFAYFVLDNAALAIGNFGGYPPLIAAWAPFFLFLFVGETVLIKTEE; this is encoded by the coding sequence ATCTCCCTCGACCTGTTTCCCTCGCGCACGCTGGCGCTCTATCTCTCACGCCTGTTCATCACGCGCATTCTCGGCACGCTGGTGATGCTGGTGGTGGTGCTGCAGCTTCTCGACCTGCTGGGCGAGAGCGGCCATATCCTTGCCCACAAGGGCAATGGCGAGGCGCAGCTCTGGACCTATGTCACGCTGCGCGCGCCGCAGTTGATGGCGCGCTTCCTGCCCTATTCGGTGCTGCTGGCGACGCTCTTCACCTTCTTCCCGCTGAACCAGAACAGCGAGATCATCGCCATGCGCGCGGCGGGCCTCTCGGCGCATCAGATCCTTGCGCCGATGCTGGCCACCGCCATGGTGGTCTCGGGCGTCAGCTTCGTCTTCAACGAGACGGTGGTCACCCGCGTCACCGGCCAGTTGAAGGCGTGGGAGGCCGTGGATTACGGCGTGGTGCAGGCGGGCAGCGGCACGCGCACCAACGTCTATGTCGCCGACAAGAGCAACATCCTCTACGCCGAGAGCATCGCCGACGACGCCAATGGCGTCCCCCATATGACCCATGTCACCTGGTATGAGCGCGACGCCACCGGCATCATCACCGCCAAGACCGACAGCCCCTCGGCCAGCTATGCCAAGCCCGGCTGGCGGCTGGCGCCCGGCACCCGTTTCGACGTCGCCTCCGCCAGCCAGAGCGCCACGCCGGTGCAGGTGATCGCCCCCAAGGTCACCCCGGCCCAGCTCGAAATCGCCAAGGTGGACGGCGACGGGCTGAACATCCTCCAGCTCACCCATGTGATCGGTGCCCTGCGCGCCAGCGGCCGCCCGACCAGCGAGCTGACCGGCAAATGGTGGCACCGCTTCTCCGGTCCGCTGGCGGCGATGCTGATGCCGCTGCTGGGCGCGGTGGCGGCCTTTGGCCTGGCACGCTCGGGCGCGCTGCTGATCCGCGCGGTGGTGGGCATGTCGCTGGGCTTTGCCTATTTCGTGCTGGACAATGCCGCGCTCGCCATCGGCAATTTCGGCGGCTATCCCCCGCTGATTGCGGCCTGGGCGCCTTTCTTCCTGTTCCTCTTCGTGGGCGAGACGGTTCTCATCAAGACCGAGGAGTGA
- the lptF gene encoding LPS export ABC transporter permease LptF codes for MKFFTALDRYIFRLVLMPMLAVFVVAASLLMLDKMLKLFDFVGSQGGPVNVVFSLLINMVPEYASLAIPLGLMLGVLMAFRRLATSSELDVMRAVGLSYTRLLRVPYLMALVLAVCNLFIVSYVQPYSRYLYEQLTFELSTGALGASIRVGEFNTLRDRMSLRIEQSRDEGRELIGIFLRVTEQKGQVLSITARQGRFLALHSNPNTVILRLTDGQIVQNPVGQPPRVLAFTRHDLPIDLPSVEKFRMRGGVEREYFLPELLKLGWSKDTSEETRNVVRASLNYRLAEVVMILLLPLLAVSLAVPPKRSSSALGVFISIVMVVAYHKVNEYGEQVSSLGKLDPWLALWVPFGIFAAIIIWMYYTLAYVPGGQPIGALERFFSNALKRITRLIGKKKMKGFIPETPGSTDSEDEKEQTA; via the coding sequence GTGAAATTCTTCACCGCCCTCGACCGCTATATCTTCCGGCTGGTGCTGATGCCGATGCTGGCGGTGTTCGTCGTCGCGGCATCACTGCTGATGCTCGACAAGATGCTCAAGCTGTTCGATTTCGTCGGATCGCAGGGCGGGCCGGTGAATGTCGTCTTCAGCCTGCTGATCAACATGGTGCCCGAATATGCCAGCCTGGCGATCCCGCTGGGGCTGATGCTGGGCGTGCTGATGGCCTTCCGCCGTCTGGCCACCAGCAGCGAGCTGGATGTGATGCGCGCCGTGGGCCTGAGCTACACCCGGCTGCTGCGCGTGCCCTATCTGATGGCGCTGGTGCTGGCGGTCTGCAACCTGTTCATCGTCAGCTATGTGCAGCCCTATTCGCGCTATCTCTATGAGCAGCTCACCTTCGAACTGTCGACCGGGGCGCTGGGCGCCTCGATCCGCGTGGGCGAGTTCAACACGCTGCGCGACCGCATGTCACTGCGCATCGAACAGAGCCGCGACGAGGGCCGCGAGCTGATCGGCATCTTCCTGCGCGTCACCGAGCAGAAGGGTCAGGTGCTCTCGATCACCGCGCGGCAGGGGCGTTTTCTGGCGCTGCACTCCAACCCCAACACGGTGATCCTGCGGCTGACCGACGGGCAGATCGTGCAGAACCCGGTCGGCCAGCCCCCGCGCGTGCTGGCCTTCACCCGTCACGACCTGCCCATCGACCTGCCCAGCGTCGAGAAATTCCGCATGCGCGGCGGGGTGGAGCGCGAATATTTCCTGCCCGAGCTGCTCAAGCTGGGCTGGTCGAAGGACACCTCGGAAGAGACCCGCAATGTGGTGCGCGCCAGCCTGAACTATCGCCTCGCCGAAGTGGTGATGATCCTGCTGCTGCCGCTGCTGGCGGTGTCGCTGGCGGTGCCGCCCAAGCGGTCGTCCTCGGCGCTGGGCGTGTTCATCTCGATCGTGATGGTGGTGGCCTATCACAAGGTCAACGAATATGGCGAGCAGGTCTCCAGCCTGGGCAAGCTTGATCCGTGGCTGGCGCTGTGGGTGCCTTTTGGCATCTTCGCCGCGATCATCATCTGGATGTATTACACGCTGGCCTATGTGCCCGGCGGCCAGCCCATCGGCGCGCTGGAGCGCTTCTTCTCGAATGCGCTGAAACGCATCACCCGCCTGATCGGCAAGAAGAAGATGAAGGGTTTCATTCCCGAAACTCCGGGCAGCACCGACAGTGAGGACGAGAAGGAACAGACGGCGTGA
- the clpS gene encoding ATP-dependent Clp protease adapter ClpS produces MGLATRAKAKPKKPSQFKVLLLNDDYTPMEFVVMVLKRFFAMDLEQATRVMLHVHQRGVGVCGIFPYEIAETKVNQVMDFARENQHPLQCTLEKA; encoded by the coding sequence GTGGGCCTGGCCACCCGCGCCAAGGCCAAGCCCAAAAAGCCCAGCCAGTTCAAGGTGCTGCTGCTCAACGACGATTACACGCCGATGGAATTCGTGGTGATGGTGCTCAAGCGCTTCTTCGCCATGGATCTGGAGCAGGCGACGCGGGTGATGCTGCATGTCCACCAGCGCGGCGTCGGCGTCTGCGGCATCTTCCCTTACGAAATCGCCGAGACCAAGGTGAATCAGGTGATGGATTTCGCGCGGGAGAACCAGCACCCCCTGCAATGCACGCTGGAAAAGGCATAA
- a CDS encoding phasin family protein yields the protein MAIKASSTSRAKGPRKPGITPAAPKAIPAKAADPKIVESKPADPKPVEAKVTPQPEAAKAPVKPDTVKPDTLLVPPPAAPAASAPQPAAKVEAPKPTPAAAADKPVTSTATPPKAAPAPAIAKTESAPQSTKVEAAKPVVAKEAVKAPVAPKAPAAAAPVKAAAPVKAPAPAKAAAPATPPKAEAKPAPAKPAPAQATPAAAPAAKTPSPAQPQPASKPKEPLMTTLPNFDFNEVFKTAFSDFQEKAKAAYEKSTAAFGDYNEFAKGNLEAVVESGKILTAGLQELGTALVADSREAFETLTSEAKSLAAAKTPTDFLQIHSDLLKKHFDKAVSFSSKQSETVLKLAGDVAAPLSSRVSLAVEKVKAAA from the coding sequence ATGGCTATCAAGGCAAGCTCTACATCCAGGGCCAAGGGTCCGCGCAAGCCGGGTATCACCCCCGCCGCGCCCAAGGCTATTCCTGCCAAAGCGGCAGACCCCAAGATCGTCGAATCCAAGCCTGCTGATCCCAAGCCTGTCGAGGCGAAGGTCACGCCCCAGCCTGAGGCCGCCAAGGCCCCGGTAAAGCCTGACACCGTGAAGCCGGACACACTGCTGGTCCCGCCGCCCGCCGCGCCTGCGGCGAGCGCCCCGCAGCCCGCTGCCAAGGTGGAAGCCCCCAAGCCGACACCCGCTGCCGCCGCTGACAAGCCCGTGACCAGCACCGCGACGCCCCCCAAGGCTGCTCCGGCCCCCGCGATCGCCAAGACCGAAAGCGCCCCCCAAAGCACCAAGGTCGAAGCCGCGAAGCCGGTGGTCGCCAAGGAAGCAGTCAAGGCCCCCGTCGCGCCCAAGGCGCCCGCAGCAGCTGCCCCTGTTAAGGCGGCGGCTCCGGTTAAGGCCCCTGCGCCCGCCAAGGCTGCTGCGCCTGCAACGCCGCCCAAGGCCGAAGCCAAGCCCGCGCCGGCAAAGCCTGCGCCCGCTCAGGCAACCCCGGCCGCCGCGCCTGCCGCCAAAACCCCTTCCCCCGCCCAACCTCAGCCCGCATCCAAGCCCAAGGAGCCTCTCATGACGACCCTGCCCAATTTCGACTTCAACGAAGTGTTCAAGACCGCTTTCTCCGACTTCCAGGAGAAGGCCAAGGCTGCTTACGAAAAGAGCACCGCCGCTTTCGGTGACTACAACGAGTTCGCCAAGGGCAACCTGGAAGCCGTCGTCGAATCGGGCAAGATCCTGACCGCCGGCCTGCAGGAACTGGGCACCGCCCTGGTCGCCGACAGCCGCGAAGCCTTCGAGACGCTGACCAGCGAAGCCAAGTCGCTGGCCGCCGCCAAGACCCCCACCGACTTCCTGCAGATCCACTCGGACCTGCTCAAGAAGCACTTCGACAAGGCCGTGTCCTTCTCCTCGAAGCAGAGCGAAACCGTGCTGAAGCTGGCTGGCGATGTCGCCGCGCCGCTCTCCAGCCGCGTCAGCCTGGCTGTCGAAAAGGTGAAGGCCGCCGCCTGA
- the phaC gene encoding class I poly(R)-hydroxyalkanoic acid synthase — MVTKAPTDTTSGDIFSQMIDTMVKLPTQAGQQWLDSVMPGLSLPFSTPQEASHWAEIMGKLQTMWLDFQNEQARKLTAEKPAIPTMSDPASWMGLMEGWFNLSPLARPAVQQKLWTDSLNLWGKMVSQYGLGTKDQPVDLPRQDKRFADPRWRDNPFFALIHQAYLMVAEEITAMADTVEGVDPVKKEQLRFATRALLDALSPDHFPLTNPIVMQRALETKGESLIKGFSHLLDDLRRGQLTHTDNQAFTVGETIAATPGKVVFEHPMFQLIQYSPSTEKVGQIPLVIFPPWINRFYILDLSPQKSFVKWAVDQGITTFMVSWKSADASMAEVTWDHYIACQLEAIEVIRERLKVPSVHTIGYCVAGTTLAATLAILARRGMADRVASATFFTAQVDFEKAGDLKNFIDDQQIATIASLGKEGFIDGRYLAATFNLLRPNDLIWSYVVNNYLMGNDYRPFDLLYWNGDTTNLPAKWHHAYLCDLYRDNRLVQPDSLEALGTPIDLGDITTPCYIQAGREDHIAPPESVWRMNSFLPHADKQFVLAGSGHIAGVVNPPAAKKYQYWTHEGPAHTLDDFIAGAKETQGSWWPHWRAWLAQLDADTVPAKGKRAPGGRGDTVIEDAPGRYVKEH; from the coding sequence ATGGTGACCAAAGCCCCGACTGATACGACGTCCGGCGATATCTTCTCCCAAATGATCGACACGATGGTCAAGCTGCCCACCCAGGCCGGGCAGCAATGGCTCGATTCGGTGATGCCCGGCCTGTCGCTGCCCTTTTCCACCCCGCAGGAGGCCAGCCATTGGGCCGAGATCATGGGCAAGCTGCAGACCATGTGGCTCGATTTCCAGAATGAGCAGGCCCGCAAGCTGACGGCTGAAAAACCCGCCATCCCCACCATGTCCGATCCGGCGAGCTGGATGGGGCTGATGGAGGGCTGGTTCAACCTCTCGCCGCTGGCCCGCCCCGCCGTGCAGCAGAAGCTGTGGACCGACAGCCTGAACCTGTGGGGCAAGATGGTCAGCCAGTATGGCCTTGGCACCAAGGACCAGCCGGTCGATCTGCCCCGGCAGGACAAGCGCTTTGCCGATCCGCGCTGGCGCGACAATCCCTTCTTCGCGCTGATCCATCAGGCCTATCTGATGGTGGCCGAGGAGATCACCGCCATGGCCGATACGGTCGAGGGCGTCGATCCGGTCAAGAAGGAGCAGTTGCGCTTTGCCACCCGCGCCCTGCTCGATGCGCTGAGCCCCGACCATTTCCCGCTGACCAACCCCATCGTCATGCAGCGCGCGCTGGAAACCAAGGGCGAGAGCCTGATCAAGGGCTTCTCGCATCTGCTCGACGACCTGCGGCGCGGGCAGCTGACGCATACCGACAATCAGGCCTTCACCGTGGGCGAGACCATCGCCGCCACGCCGGGCAAGGTGGTCTTCGAACATCCGATGTTCCAGTTGATCCAGTACAGCCCCAGCACCGAGAAGGTGGGGCAGATCCCGCTGGTGATCTTCCCGCCATGGATCAACCGCTTCTACATTCTGGACCTGTCCCCGCAGAAGAGCTTCGTCAAATGGGCGGTGGATCAGGGGATCACCACCTTTATGGTGAGCTGGAAATCGGCCGACGCCTCCATGGCCGAGGTGACCTGGGACCATTACATCGCCTGCCAGCTCGAGGCGATCGAGGTGATCCGCGAGCGGCTGAAGGTGCCCAGCGTCCACACCATCGGCTATTGCGTGGCGGGCACCACGCTGGCGGCCACGCTGGCGATTCTGGCCCGGCGCGGCATGGCGGACCGGGTGGCGAGCGCCACCTTCTTCACGGCGCAGGTCGATTTCGAGAAGGCGGGCGACCTGAAGAACTTCATCGACGACCAGCAGATCGCCACCATCGCGTCGCTGGGCAAGGAAGGGTTTATCGACGGGCGCTATCTTGCGGCCACCTTCAACCTGCTGCGCCCCAACGATCTGATCTGGAGCTACGTCGTCAACAACTATCTGATGGGGAACGATTACCGCCCCTTCGACCTGCTCTATTGGAACGGCGACACCACCAATCTGCCCGCCAAATGGCATCACGCCTATCTCTGCGACCTCTATCGCGACAACCGGCTGGTGCAGCCCGATTCGCTTGAGGCGCTGGGCACGCCGATCGATCTGGGCGACATCACCACCCCCTGCTACATTCAGGCGGGCCGCGAGGACCATATCGCTCCGCCCGAGAGCGTGTGGCGGATGAATTCTTTCCTGCCGCATGCCGACAAGCAGTTCGTGCTGGCCGGATCGGGGCATATTGCCGGGGTGGTCAATCCGCCCGCCGCCAAGAAATACCAGTACTGGACCCATGAGGGCCCCGCGCACACGCTCGATGATTTTATCGCCGGGGCAAAGGAGACTCAGGGCAGTTGGTGGCCGCACTGGCGCGCCTGGCTGGCGCAGCTCGACGCCGACACCGTGCCCGCCAAGGGCAAGCGCGCGCCGGGCGGGCGCGGCGACACGGTGATCGAGGATGCGCCGGGTCGCTATGTGAAGGAGCATTGA
- a CDS encoding LL-diaminopimelate aminotransferase: MSEEFYRMKRLPPYVIAEVNGMRAAARAAGKDIIDLGMGNPDLPPPAHVIDKLCEVAQKPSAHGYSASKGIPGVRKAQANYYGRRFGVELDPETEVVMTMGSKEGLASMATAITSPGDVVLAPNPSYPIHTFGFIIAGATIRSVPTTPDERYWESLDRAMAFTVPRPSILIVNYPSNPTAETVDLAFYERLVAWAKENKVWILSDLAYSELYYDGKPTVSILQVPGAKDVAVEFTSMSKTFSMAGWRVGFAVGNQRLIAALTRVKSYLDYGAFTPIQAATCAALNGPQDIVEANRLLYQKRRDVMVDAFGRAGWDIPSPRASMFAWAPLPPALAHMGSLEFSKQLLTHADVAVAPGVGYGEDGEGFVRIAMVENEQRLRQAARNIKRYLQSMGVNTPSTKTA, from the coding sequence ATGTCCGAAGAATTTTACCGCATGAAGCGACTGCCGCCCTATGTCATCGCCGAAGTCAACGGCATGCGGGCCGCAGCACGCGCAGCCGGTAAGGACATCATCGACCTGGGCATGGGCAACCCCGATCTGCCCCCGCCCGCCCATGTGATCGACAAGCTGTGCGAAGTGGCCCAGAAGCCCTCGGCCCACGGCTATTCGGCCTCCAAGGGCATTCCCGGCGTACGCAAGGCTCAGGCCAATTACTATGGCCGCCGCTTCGGCGTCGAACTCGATCCCGAGACCGAGGTCGTGATGACCATGGGTTCGAAGGAAGGTCTGGCCAGCATGGCCACGGCGATCACCTCGCCGGGCGATGTGGTGCTGGCGCCCAATCCTTCCTATCCGATCCACACCTTCGGCTTCATCATCGCGGGCGCCACGATCCGCAGCGTGCCGACCACGCCGGATGAGCGCTATTGGGAATCGCTGGACCGCGCCATGGCCTTCACCGTGCCGCGCCCCTCGATCCTGATCGTCAACTATCCGAGCAACCCCACGGCGGAAACCGTCGATCTGGCCTTCTATGAGCGGCTGGTGGCCTGGGCCAAGGAGAACAAGGTCTGGATCCTGTCCGACCTGGCCTATTCGGAGCTGTATTACGACGGCAAGCCGACGGTCAGCATCCTGCAGGTGCCGGGCGCGAAGGATGTGGCGGTGGAGTTCACCTCCATGTCCAAGACCTTCTCCATGGCCGGCTGGCGTGTGGGCTTCGCGGTGGGCAACCAGCGGCTGATCGCGGCGCTGACCCGCGTGAAGTCCTATCTCGATTACGGCGCCTTCACCCCGATCCAGGCGGCGACCTGCGCGGCGCTCAACGGCCCGCAGGACATCGTCGAGGCCAACCGCCTGCTGTATCAAAAGCGCCGTGACGTGATGGTCGATGCCTTTGGCCGTGCGGGCTGGGATATTCCTTCGCCGCGTGCGTCGATGTTCGCATGGGCCCCGCTGCCGCCTGCGCTGGCACATATGGGTTCGCTGGAGTTCTCCAAGCAGTTGTTGACTCATGCCGATGTCGCCGTGGCGCCGGGCGTGGGTTACGGCGAGGATGGCGAGGGCTTCGTGCGCATCGCCATGGTCGAGAATGAGCAGCGCCTCCGTCAGGCCGCGCGCAACATCAAGCGCTATCTGCAGAGCATGGGCGTCAACACGCCGAGCACAAAGACCGCCTGA
- a CDS encoding ketosteroid isomerase-related protein — translation MTIALIERYYAAFNARDRSAMLACLTEDVAHDINQCERQLGKHPFETFLAHMDRCYAEQLADLTIMTNQDGSRAAAEFTVHGKYLVTDDGLPPATGQRYILPAGAFFTMRNGLISRISVYYNLAEWNRQVLGR, via the coding sequence ATGACCATCGCCCTGATCGAGCGTTACTACGCCGCCTTCAACGCCAGAGACAGGTCAGCCATGCTGGCCTGCCTGACGGAGGATGTGGCGCATGACATCAACCAGTGCGAGCGCCAACTGGGCAAGCACCCCTTCGAGACCTTCCTCGCCCATATGGACCGCTGCTATGCCGAGCAGCTGGCCGATCTAACCATCATGACCAATCAAGATGGCAGCCGCGCCGCGGCGGAGTTCACGGTCCACGGCAAATATCTGGTGACCGACGATGGCCTGCCGCCCGCCACGGGGCAGCGCTACATCCTGCCGGCGGGGGCCTTCTTCACCATGCGCAACGGGCTGATCAGCCGCATCAGCGTCTATTACAATCTGGCGGAATGGAACCGGCAGGTCCTCGGCCGGTGA
- a CDS encoding S-(hydroxymethyl)glutathione dehydrogenase/class III alcohol dehydrogenase, producing the protein MKTRAAVAFAPKTPLEIVEVDLEGPKAGEVLVEIMATGICHTDAYTLDGLDSEGIFPSILGHEGAGIVREVGPGATYVKPGDHVIPLYTPECRQCKSCLSGKTNLCTAIRATQGKGLMPDGTTRFSYKGQPIFHYMGCSTFSNFTVLPEIAVAKIREDAPFQSSCYIGCGVTTGVGAVVNTAKVQVGDNVVIFGLGGIGLNVIQGARLAGANKIIGVDINPDREEWGRRFGMTDFLNTKGMSREDIVAKIVLMTDGGADYTFDATGNTEVMRTALEACHRGWGTSIIIGVAEAGKTIETRPFQMVTGRNWRGTAFGGAKGRTDVPKIVDMYMTGKIEIDPMITHVMGLEEINDAFTLMHEGKSIRSVVVF; encoded by the coding sequence ATGAAGACCCGCGCCGCCGTCGCTTTTGCGCCCAAGACTCCGCTGGAGATCGTGGAAGTCGATCTGGAAGGCCCCAAGGCCGGTGAAGTGCTGGTCGAGATCATGGCCACGGGCATCTGCCACACCGATGCCTATACGCTGGACGGCCTCGACAGCGAGGGCATCTTCCCCTCGATCCTGGGCCACGAAGGCGCAGGCATCGTGCGCGAGGTCGGCCCCGGCGCGACCTATGTGAAGCCCGGCGATCATGTGATCCCGCTCTACACCCCCGAATGCCGTCAGTGCAAAAGCTGCCTCTCGGGCAAGACCAACCTGTGCACCGCGATCCGCGCCACGCAGGGCAAGGGGCTGATGCCCGATGGCACCACGCGTTTCAGCTACAAGGGCCAGCCGATCTTCCATTATATGGGCTGCTCGACCTTCAGCAATTTCACCGTCCTGCCCGAGATCGCCGTCGCCAAGATCCGCGAGGACGCGCCCTTCCAGTCCTCCTGCTACATCGGCTGCGGCGTGACCACGGGCGTTGGTGCGGTGGTCAACACCGCCAAGGTGCAGGTGGGCGACAATGTGGTGATCTTCGGTCTGGGCGGCATCGGCCTGAATGTCATTCAGGGCGCGCGTCTGGCCGGGGCGAACAAGATCATCGGCGTCGACATCAACCCCGACCGTGAAGAGTGGGGCCGCCGCTTCGGCATGACCGACTTCCTCAACACGAAAGGCATGAGCCGCGAGGATATCGTCGCGAAAATCGTGCTGATGACCGATGGCGGCGCCGATTACACCTTCGACGCCACCGGCAACACCGAGGTGATGCGCACCGCTCTTGAGGCCTGCCATCGCGGCTGGGGCACCAGCATCATCATCGGCGTGGCCGAGGCTGGCAAGACCATCGAGACCCGCCCCTTCCAGATGGTGACGGGCCGCAACTGGCGCGGCACGGCCTTCGGCGGGGCCAAGGGCCGCACCGATGTGCCCAAGATCGTCGACATGTACATGACCGGCAAGATCGAGATCGACCCCATGATCACCCATGTCATGGGGCTGGAAGAGATCAACGACGCCTTCACCCTGATGCATGAGGGTAAAAGCATCCGCTCCGTCGTCGTCTTCTAA